A part of Streptomyces sp. NBC_00557 genomic DNA contains:
- a CDS encoding phosphocholine-specific phospholipase C produces MPEVNRRRFLQLAGATTAFTALSSSIQRAAALPAHHRTGTVQDVEHIVVLMQENRSFDHYFGTLRGVRGFGDPRPVTQNGRSVWKQSDGTRDLLPFHPDADDLGLAFIQDLPHGWQDTQAAFNGGKYDKWVPAKGTTTMAHLTRQDIPFHYALADAFTICDAYHCSFMGSTDPNRYYMWTGYVGNDGQGGGPVLGNDEKGYGWTTYPERLEKAGVSWKIYQDVGDGLDANGGWGWIDDAYRGNYGDNSLLYFNQYRDAKPGDPLYDKARTGTDARRGEGFFDRLRADVKAGTLPQVSWIVAPEAFTEHPNWPANYGAWYVSQVLDALTSNPEVWGKTALFLTYDENDGFFDHVIPPFPPASGDRGKSAVDVSLDLYKGDASHVAGPYGLGQRVPMLVVSPWSKGGYVCSETFDHTSIIRFIERRFGVHEPNISPWRRAVTGDLTSAFDFSRRDTKPIALPSTASYQPPDHDRHPDYVPKPPADPALPKQEPGSRPTRPLKYAPLVDGSADTAAGTLKLTFASGAHAGAAFLVTSGNRTDGPWTYTTAAGTSLSDTWNSAYSGGVHDLAVHGPNGFLRVFKGRGRAAGPEATARHVGDNLELTFTNKGSGTVRLKVVNGYGGGPVTVTVRPGATVRHTVDLTASRRWYDVTVTCDADPAFLRGFAGHVENGRPGVSDPAIASE; encoded by the coding sequence ATGCCCGAAGTCAACCGGCGCCGCTTCCTCCAACTCGCGGGCGCCACCACGGCGTTCACCGCGCTGTCCAGCAGCATCCAGCGCGCCGCCGCGCTGCCCGCGCACCACCGTACGGGGACGGTCCAGGACGTCGAGCACATCGTCGTCCTGATGCAGGAGAACCGATCCTTCGACCACTACTTCGGCACGCTCCGGGGTGTCCGCGGCTTCGGCGACCCCCGCCCCGTCACGCAGAACGGCAGGTCCGTCTGGAAGCAGTCCGACGGCACCAGGGACCTGCTGCCCTTCCACCCCGACGCCGACGACCTGGGTCTGGCCTTCATCCAGGACCTGCCGCACGGCTGGCAGGACACGCAGGCCGCGTTCAACGGGGGCAAGTACGACAAGTGGGTGCCGGCCAAGGGTACCACCACCATGGCGCACCTGACCCGCCAGGACATACCGTTCCACTACGCGCTCGCCGACGCCTTCACCATCTGCGACGCCTACCACTGCTCGTTCATGGGCTCCACCGACCCCAACCGCTACTACATGTGGACGGGTTACGTCGGCAACGACGGCCAGGGCGGCGGCCCGGTCCTCGGCAACGACGAGAAGGGCTACGGCTGGACGACGTACCCCGAGCGCCTGGAGAAGGCCGGGGTTTCCTGGAAGATCTACCAGGACGTCGGTGACGGCCTCGACGCGAACGGCGGCTGGGGCTGGATCGACGACGCCTACCGTGGCAACTACGGCGACAACTCCCTGCTGTACTTCAACCAGTACCGCGATGCCAAGCCCGGCGACCCGCTGTACGACAAGGCCCGCACCGGCACCGACGCCCGCAGGGGCGAGGGCTTCTTCGACCGGCTGCGGGCCGACGTGAAGGCCGGCACGCTGCCGCAGGTCTCCTGGATCGTCGCGCCCGAGGCCTTCACCGAGCACCCCAACTGGCCCGCCAACTACGGCGCCTGGTACGTCTCCCAGGTCCTGGACGCGCTCACCTCCAACCCCGAGGTGTGGGGGAAGACCGCGCTGTTCCTCACCTACGACGAGAACGACGGCTTCTTCGACCACGTGATACCGCCCTTCCCGCCGGCCTCCGGCGACCGGGGCAAGTCGGCCGTCGACGTCTCCCTCGACCTGTACAAGGGCGACGCGAGCCATGTCGCCGGCCCCTACGGGCTCGGCCAGCGCGTGCCGATGCTGGTCGTCTCCCCGTGGAGCAAGGGCGGTTACGTCTGCTCCGAGACCTTCGACCACACCTCGATCATCCGGTTCATCGAGCGCCGCTTCGGCGTGCACGAGCCCAACATCTCGCCCTGGCGCCGTGCCGTCACCGGCGACCTCACCAGCGCCTTCGACTTCTCCCGCAGGGACACCAAGCCCATCGCGCTGCCGTCCACGGCCTCCTACCAGCCGCCGGACCACGACCGCCACCCCGACTACGTGCCCAAGCCGCCCGCCGACCCCGCCCTGCCGAAGCAGGAGCCCGGCAGCCGGCCCACCCGCCCGCTGAAGTACGCCCCCCTCGTGGACGGGTCCGCGGACACCGCGGCCGGCACCCTGAAGCTCACCTTCGCCTCCGGGGCGCACGCGGGCGCCGCCTTCCTGGTGACCTCCGGCAACCGCACCGACGGGCCCTGGACCTACACCACCGCGGCCGGCACGTCCCTGTCCGACACCTGGAACTCGGCCTACTCCGGCGGCGTGCACGACCTCGCGGTGCACGGCCCCAACGGCTTCCTGCGCGTCTTCAAGGGCAGGGGCAGGGCGGCGGGACCGGAGGCGACCGCGCGGCACGTGGGCGACAACCTCGAACTCACCTTCACCAACAAGGGTTCCGGCACGGTGCGGCTGAAGGTCGTCAACGGGTACGGCGGCGGCCCGGTCACCGTGACCGTACGGCCCGGTGCCACCGTCAGGCACACCGTGGACCTCACCGCGAGCAGGCGCTGGTACGACGTGACGGTCACCTGCGACGCCGACCCGGCCTTCCTGCGCGGCTTCGCCGGCCATGTCGAGAACGGCAGGCCCGGCGTCAGCGACCCGGCGATCGCCTCGGAGTGA
- a CDS encoding aromatic ring-hydroxylating dioxygenase subunit alpha: MPHMTAFARNQWYVAAYGEEVGRELLGRTILGEPLVLYRSEEDGSPVALHDRCVHRRYPLSSSGLDGDRIVCGYHGFTYDRTGACVYVPGQKRIPRTARVASYPVVEQDSLVWVWIGDPALADPQTIPRARHLDSPGWTTVRGMEPIDADYGLLVDNLLDLSHETYLHGGYIGTPEVAETPITTEVDEGAGVVRVSRHMDDAECPPFYARSTGIEGRITRWQDIEYHAPCLYLLHSRIAPVGVVPEPDGSDPHGFHTEITYAITPSADGKVYDFWAVSRDWATEDAEVTEFLRANNHTVVMQDVDALNLLQRTLGTERTGYQELSINIDTGGLAARRILARLVEEGDKPAEGVR, from the coding sequence ATGCCGCACATGACCGCTTTCGCGAGGAATCAGTGGTACGTCGCCGCCTACGGCGAGGAGGTCGGGCGCGAGCTGCTCGGCCGGACGATCCTCGGGGAACCGCTCGTCCTGTACCGCTCCGAGGAGGACGGCTCCCCGGTCGCCCTGCACGACCGGTGCGTCCACCGCAGGTATCCGCTCTCCTCCAGCGGCCTGGACGGCGACCGGATCGTGTGCGGGTACCACGGGTTCACCTACGACCGCACCGGCGCCTGCGTGTACGTGCCGGGGCAGAAGCGCATCCCGCGGACCGCGCGTGTCGCCTCCTACCCGGTGGTGGAGCAGGACTCGCTGGTCTGGGTGTGGATCGGCGACCCGGCGCTCGCCGACCCGCAGACCATCCCCCGGGCCCGGCACCTGGACTCCCCCGGCTGGACCACCGTACGCGGCATGGAGCCGATCGACGCCGACTACGGTCTGCTCGTCGACAACCTCCTCGACCTGTCCCACGAGACGTACCTGCACGGCGGTTACATCGGCACGCCCGAGGTCGCCGAGACGCCCATCACCACCGAGGTGGACGAGGGCGCGGGCGTGGTCCGGGTCAGCCGGCACATGGACGACGCCGAGTGCCCGCCGTTCTACGCCCGTTCGACCGGCATCGAGGGCCGGATCACCCGCTGGCAGGACATCGAGTACCACGCGCCCTGCCTGTATCTGCTGCACAGCCGGATCGCACCGGTGGGCGTCGTGCCCGAGCCGGACGGCAGTGATCCGCACGGCTTCCACACCGAGATCACCTACGCCATCACCCCGTCGGCCGACGGCAAGGTGTACGACTTCTGGGCGGTGTCCCGGGACTGGGCCACCGAGGACGCCGAGGTCACCGAGTTCCTGCGGGCCAACAACCACACCGTGGTGATGCAGGACGTGGACGCGCTCAACCTGCTGCAGCGCACGCTCGGCACCGAACGCACCGGGTACCAGGAGCTGAGCATCAACATCGACACCGGCGGTCTGGCCGCCCGGCGCATCCTGGCCCGGCTGGTGGAGGAGGGCGACAAGCCGGCCGAGGGGGTCCGGTGA
- a CDS encoding PDR/VanB family oxidoreductase, translated as MSELELVVSRREPAADGVLALTLRDPLGRELPGWEPGAHVDLLLGPGLERQYSLCGDPADRSAWRIAVLRETAGRGGSAYVHEQVGEGGKVRVRGPRNHFRLEPAPRYRFIAGGIGITPVLPMLAAADEAGADWTLLYGGRTRASMAFTAELARYGDRVTLAPQDETGLLDLAAVLDDLAEGTLVYCCGPGPLLDAVEARCPAAALRVERFAPKEQQAGGEEEFEVSLARSGLTVTVPPDVSVLDAVRAAGVEVLYSCTEGTCGTCETDVLEGTPDHRDSVLTEEERAAGDTMMICVSRCRGARLVLDL; from the coding sequence GTGAGCGAACTCGAACTCGTGGTGAGCAGGCGGGAGCCGGCCGCCGACGGCGTGCTGGCGCTGACGCTGCGCGATCCGCTGGGCCGTGAGCTGCCCGGCTGGGAGCCCGGCGCCCATGTGGACCTGCTGCTCGGGCCGGGGCTGGAGCGGCAGTACTCGCTGTGCGGCGATCCGGCGGACCGGTCGGCGTGGCGGATCGCGGTGCTGCGCGAGACGGCCGGCAGGGGCGGCTCGGCCTATGTGCACGAGCAGGTGGGCGAGGGCGGGAAGGTACGGGTGCGCGGGCCGCGCAACCACTTCCGGCTGGAGCCCGCGCCGCGCTACCGGTTCATCGCGGGCGGCATCGGCATCACGCCCGTCCTGCCCATGCTGGCGGCGGCCGACGAGGCGGGCGCGGACTGGACGTTGCTGTACGGCGGACGCACCCGCGCCTCCATGGCGTTCACCGCGGAGCTGGCCCGCTACGGCGACCGGGTCACCCTCGCCCCGCAGGACGAGACCGGCCTGCTGGACCTCGCTGCGGTGCTGGACGACCTCGCCGAGGGCACCCTGGTGTACTGCTGCGGCCCGGGTCCGCTGCTGGACGCCGTCGAGGCACGCTGTCCGGCCGCGGCGCTGCGCGTGGAGCGGTTCGCGCCGAAGGAGCAACAGGCGGGCGGGGAGGAGGAGTTCGAGGTCTCCCTCGCCCGCAGCGGGCTCACCGTCACCGTCCCGCCGGACGTCTCCGTGCTGGACGCGGTGCGCGCCGCCGGGGTCGAGGTGCTGTACTCCTGCACGGAGGGCACGTGCGGCACCTGCGAGACGGACGTGCTGGAGGGCACCCCGGACCACCGGGACTCGGTCCTCACCGAGGAGGAACGGGCGGCGGGCGACACGATGATGATCTGCGTCTCCCGGTGCCGGGGCGCCCGGCTGGTGCTGGACCTGTGA
- a CDS encoding group I truncated hemoglobin, whose protein sequence is MTDTTSGTPAATASPSLFEQLGGEEAVAAVVDAFYAKVLADPALEPYFTGVDLDRLKRHQRRFIGQALGAARPYTGRSMRKAHEHLAVTRAAFDRVVPHLAAALSEAGVAEGTIGTIADALLPLKEDIVTA, encoded by the coding sequence ATGACCGACACCACCTCCGGCACCCCGGCCGCGACCGCCTCCCCGAGCCTGTTCGAGCAACTGGGCGGTGAGGAGGCCGTCGCGGCCGTCGTCGACGCCTTCTACGCCAAGGTCCTCGCCGACCCCGCCCTGGAGCCGTACTTCACGGGCGTGGACCTCGACCGGCTCAAGCGGCACCAGCGCCGCTTCATCGGCCAGGCGCTGGGCGCCGCCCGTCCCTACACCGGCCGCTCCATGCGCAAGGCCCACGAGCACCTCGCGGTGACCCGGGCCGCCTTCGACCGCGTCGTGCCCCACCTCGCCGCCGCCCTGTCCGAGGCCGGGGTGGCCGAGGGGACGATCGGCACGATCGCCGACGCCCTGCTGCCCCTGAAGGAGGACATCGTCACCGCGTGA